The genomic stretch ATGCCGGCACGCTGCTGCTCGATGGCAAGCCGGTGAAGTTCACTAACCCGCGCGAGGCGATCGATGCCGGCATCGGCATGGTGTTCCAGCACTTCTCGCTGGTGCCGAGTTTTTCCGTCTATGAGAACGTCGTGCTCGGCTCCGAGCCGCGCGCCGGCATTCGGCTCGATCGCCAGAAGGCCATCGCCGAGGTCCAGGCGCTGAGCGAAAAGTTCCGCCTCAAGGTCGATCCGGTGCCGCCGGTCCGCACCCTGCCGGTCGGCCAGCAGCAGCGCGTCGAGATCCTCAAGGCGCTCTACCGCAACGCCCGCATCCTGATCCTCGACGAGCCGACCGCCGTGCTGGCGCCGCAGGAAGTGCAGGAGCTGTTTGTCGCCATCCGCTCACTGGTGGCGCAGGGCAAGACGGTGATCTTCATCGCCCACAAGCTGCCCGAAGTGCTGGAGATCTCCAACAGCATCACCGTGATGCGGCAGGGCAAGACCGTCGGCCAGGTGAAAACCCGCGAGGTCACCGAAAAGAGCCTCGCCGCCATGATGGTCGGCCGTGAAGTGAGCCTCCGCGTCGAGCGCAAGGCCACCGATCAGAGCGAGCGCGTCGCCGCCGTCACCGGTCTCCGTGTGGTCAATGCCCGCGGCACCGAGGTGGTGGCCGGGCTCGACCTCAATGTCCATGCCGGCGAGATCGTCGGGCTGGTGGGCGTCGAGGGGAACGGGCAGGCCGAGACCCTCGAGGCGATCGCCGGGCTGCGCTCGATCGCCGCCGGCGACATCCGGGTCGCCAACCAGAACGTCACCGGCATGAACGTGCTCGAACGGCGTGGCCTCGGGCTCGCTTCGATCCCCGAGGACCGCATCGCCGAGGGCCTCGCCACCGGCGCCTCGGTGGCCGAAAACCTCGTCGCCACCAAGCTCGACGACACCCGCTACGTGCGCAACGGCCTGCTCGACCTCAAGGCGATCAGGGCCAACGCGCAAAAGCTGATCGAGCGGTTCTCGATCCGCGTCGGCGGACCGTCCTCCGCCGTCGGCACGCTCTCGGGCGGCAACATGCAGAAGGTGGTGGTGGCGCGCGAACTCAGCGAGCAGCCGAAACTCCTCCTCGTCAACCAGCCGACCCGCGGCGTCGACCTGGGCGCCACCCAGTTCATCTGGCGCACCATTACCGATGCCCGCGACGCAGGCGCCGCCGTGCTGCTGAGTTCGGCCGATCTCAGCGAACTGCTGGCGCTCAGCGACCGGCTGATCGTCCTCTATCGCGGCAGGATCGTCGCGGCCTTCGTCAACCAGCCCGATCTCTCCCCCGAAACGCTCGGCGCCTACATGCTCGGGCTTTCCACCCAGACCAGCGAAGAAATGCAGGTGGCCCTCAAATGAGCACCCTTCCGGCCATCGACCGCAGTTCGCGCTTCAAGACCATGCGCCGCGAAGTCGGCCGCGCCCTTGGCGCGCTGGTCATCGCGCTGCTCGTCGCCTTCGTCGTCGTGCTGCTGACCTCCAAGGCGCCGTTCGAGGCGCTCAACGTGCT from Devosia sp. A16 encodes the following:
- a CDS encoding ABC transporter ATP-binding protein — encoded protein: MALLEAIGIGKTYPGGVVANDGVNLVIEPGEVHAVVGENGAGKSTLMKILFGIEQPNAGTLLLDGKPVKFTNPREAIDAGIGMVFQHFSLVPSFSVYENVVLGSEPRAGIRLDRQKAIAEVQALSEKFRLKVDPVPPVRTLPVGQQQRVEILKALYRNARILILDEPTAVLAPQEVQELFVAIRSLVAQGKTVIFIAHKLPEVLEISNSITVMRQGKTVGQVKTREVTEKSLAAMMVGREVSLRVERKATDQSERVAAVTGLRVVNARGTEVVAGLDLNVHAGEIVGLVGVEGNGQAETLEAIAGLRSIAAGDIRVANQNVTGMNVLERRGLGLASIPEDRIAEGLATGASVAENLVATKLDDTRYVRNGLLDLKAIRANAQKLIERFSIRVGGPSSAVGTLSGGNMQKVVVARELSEQPKLLLVNQPTRGVDLGATQFIWRTITDARDAGAAVLLSSADLSELLALSDRLIVLYRGRIVAAFVNQPDLSPETLGAYMLGLSTQTSEEMQVALK